A stretch of Bradyrhizobium diazoefficiens DNA encodes these proteins:
- a CDS encoding ABC transporter permease, giving the protein MLALVSPALLVILLLIVLPVGWLAWQSIYHDGFTLENYRRVFTEDIYWRSFALTFEISLAVTMIALLLGYPVAYLANSVPKGWSILILSLVVLPFWTSVLVRAYAWLALLQRTGVINQFLRYLDVISEPLALVHNTFGTVVATVHILLPFMVLPLYATMQKIPGDLMQAGASLGASPSLTFCRVFLPLSLPGVLAGCTMVFVLCLGFYITPELLGGGRTVMVSMLVSRNVELYNQFGAASAVAVVLLLSVFLIFFAVSRFISLDRVLGQK; this is encoded by the coding sequence ATGCTGGCATTGGTGTCGCCGGCGCTGCTGGTGATCCTGCTCCTGATCGTGCTGCCGGTCGGCTGGCTGGCCTGGCAGTCGATCTACCATGACGGTTTTACGCTGGAGAACTACCGCCGCGTCTTCACCGAGGACATCTACTGGCGCAGCTTCGCGCTGACCTTCGAGATCAGCCTCGCGGTCACAATGATCGCGCTGCTGCTCGGCTATCCCGTGGCCTATCTCGCGAATTCCGTGCCTAAGGGATGGAGCATCCTGATCCTGTCGCTGGTCGTGCTGCCGTTCTGGACCAGCGTGCTGGTGCGCGCCTATGCCTGGCTGGCGCTGCTCCAGCGCACCGGCGTAATCAACCAGTTTTTGCGTTATCTCGATGTGATCTCCGAGCCACTCGCGCTGGTCCACAACACCTTCGGCACCGTGGTTGCGACCGTGCACATCCTGCTGCCGTTCATGGTGTTGCCGCTCTACGCCACGATGCAGAAGATCCCCGGCGACCTGATGCAGGCCGGCGCCAGCCTCGGTGCGAGCCCGTCGCTGACGTTCTGCCGCGTGTTCCTGCCGCTGTCGCTGCCGGGCGTGCTCGCCGGCTGCACCATGGTGTTCGTGCTCTGCCTCGGCTTCTATATCACGCCAGAGCTACTGGGCGGCGGCCGCACCGTGATGGTGTCAATGCTGGTGAGCCGCAACGTCGAGCTCTACAACCAGTTCGGCGCCGCGAGCGCGGTCGCTGTCGTGCTTCTCCTGAGCGTGTTCCTGATCTTCTTCGCCGTCAGCCGCTTCATTTCGCTGGATCGCGTGTTGGGGCAGAAATGA
- a CDS encoding LysR family transcriptional regulator, with protein MPELRRMLPSSNALFVFDAAARNGSFTAAAAELNVTQPAVSRMLGQFEEHLGVRLFDRTAGRAVLTEEGELLYRRVLEGFRSIETGLVEMERRRKGTETVTLSVSSAFTTHWLMPRIDKLQRQFPQVDLRFQLISGALRGPVENVDLGMRFRDREEPSSGGTLVMKEVMLPVCSPAYLDGTVAADGNTIIRLAETPGDWAADYASLLTGRRGAAKALSFTDYAVVMQAALLGQGIALGWLTVASHWLLTGALVPASDRFTTTRRICEFLPPRNRPMRPIAAEIRDWIIAQMQSEIAAIDKLYPKLGAMAACY; from the coding sequence ATGCCAGAGCTGCGCCGGATGCTGCCTTCAAGTAACGCCCTGTTCGTCTTCGACGCAGCGGCGCGCAATGGCAGCTTCACGGCGGCGGCCGCCGAACTGAACGTCACGCAGCCGGCGGTGAGCCGCATGCTCGGACAATTCGAGGAGCATCTCGGCGTGCGCCTGTTCGACCGCACCGCGGGCCGCGCGGTGCTCACCGAGGAAGGCGAGCTCCTCTATCGCCGCGTGCTCGAGGGCTTTCGCAGCATCGAGACCGGTCTCGTCGAGATGGAGCGCCGCCGCAAGGGCACCGAGACGGTGACCCTGTCGGTCTCCTCCGCCTTCACCACGCACTGGCTGATGCCGCGCATCGACAAGCTCCAGCGCCAGTTTCCGCAGGTCGATCTGCGCTTCCAGCTGATCTCCGGCGCACTGCGCGGGCCGGTCGAGAATGTCGATCTCGGCATGCGCTTTCGCGACCGCGAAGAACCCTCCTCCGGCGGCACGCTGGTAATGAAGGAGGTCATGCTGCCGGTGTGCAGCCCGGCTTATCTCGACGGCACCGTAGCTGCCGATGGCAACACCATCATCCGTCTCGCCGAGACGCCGGGCGACTGGGCCGCGGATTACGCATCGCTGCTCACCGGTCGCCGTGGCGCGGCCAAGGCGCTGAGCTTCACCGACTATGCCGTCGTGATGCAGGCCGCCCTGCTCGGCCAGGGCATCGCGCTCGGCTGGCTGACGGTGGCCTCGCACTGGTTGTTGACCGGCGCACTGGTACCAGCCTCCGACAGGTTCACCACCACGCGCCGCATCTGCGAATTCCTGCCGCCGCGCAACCGGCCGATGCGCCCGATCGCGGCCGAGATCCGCGACTGGATCATCGCGCAGATGCAAAGCGAGATCGCCGCGATCGACAAGCTCTATCCGAAGCTCGGCGCGATGGCCGCGTGTTATTA
- a CDS encoding FAD-binding oxidoreductase, giving the protein MGADMTRDWSARPSANSLWEATPEPARDFPVLSGDQQADVVIIGAGYTGLSAAHHIAKSGLAPIVLEANRPGWGASGRNGGVITAKFRLSFREIDATHGRAMAKRMYEIAHESTDIVEELVSEFGITSANLTRTGQVKAAHNETTLKAAVDEANWMTREMGSAEVRILDKSGVREETGSDSFVGGVLNPGSGGIHPLNYLRGLADGVARRGVPVFQESPVVKLRRESGGIVAETPQGVVRAKRAIIATNSYSDLTGATAHLQRTLIPFRSAMVATEQLPRNLAGKLMPTGRTYTETKRMMRWFRMVDNRVIFGGRGAFGKQDSQAAFDALRKAMVGIFPDLADVPLAYRWSGLVGMTLDSVPHIGRLGERTLVSMGYNGAGVAMSSLMGRYLAAFVRGETPEVGLLDIRRMKAIPFYPLREPAVRLVAGWYQFLDAIGQ; this is encoded by the coding sequence ATGGGCGCCGACATGACACGAGACTGGAGCGCGCGGCCATCGGCAAACTCGCTGTGGGAAGCCACGCCGGAGCCGGCGCGCGATTTTCCCGTGCTGTCGGGCGACCAACAGGCCGATGTGGTGATCATCGGCGCCGGCTATACTGGTCTCTCCGCCGCGCATCACATCGCAAAAAGCGGGCTGGCGCCCATCGTGCTCGAGGCCAACCGGCCCGGCTGGGGTGCGAGCGGCCGCAATGGCGGGGTGATCACCGCAAAGTTTCGGCTCTCGTTCCGCGAGATCGACGCCACCCATGGCCGCGCCATGGCAAAGCGCATGTACGAGATCGCGCATGAATCGACCGACATCGTCGAAGAGCTGGTCTCCGAATTCGGCATCACCAGCGCAAACCTGACGCGCACCGGCCAAGTCAAGGCGGCGCATAACGAGACGACGCTGAAGGCCGCGGTCGACGAAGCCAACTGGATGACGCGCGAGATGGGCTCGGCCGAGGTCCGTATCCTCGACAAGAGCGGCGTGCGCGAGGAGACCGGCTCCGACAGCTTCGTCGGCGGCGTGCTCAATCCCGGCTCCGGCGGCATCCATCCGCTGAACTATCTGCGCGGCCTCGCCGATGGCGTGGCGCGCCGCGGCGTTCCCGTTTTCCAGGAGTCGCCGGTCGTAAAACTCCGGCGTGAAAGCGGCGGCATCGTCGCCGAGACGCCGCAAGGCGTGGTGCGGGCGAAGCGGGCGATCATCGCCACCAACAGCTACTCTGATCTTACCGGTGCGACCGCGCATCTGCAGCGCACGCTGATTCCATTCCGCAGCGCCATGGTCGCGACCGAGCAGTTGCCGCGCAATCTCGCGGGAAAATTGATGCCGACGGGGCGCACCTACACCGAGACCAAGCGCATGATGCGCTGGTTCCGCATGGTCGACAATCGCGTCATCTTCGGCGGCCGCGGCGCCTTCGGCAAGCAGGATTCGCAAGCCGCCTTCGATGCCTTGCGCAAGGCGATGGTCGGCATCTTCCCCGATCTGGCCGATGTCCCGCTCGCCTACAGATGGTCGGGCTTGGTCGGCATGACGCTGGACTCAGTGCCGCATATCGGCCGGCTCGGCGAGCGCACGCTGGTTTCGATGGGCTACAACGGCGCCGGCGTTGCCATGTCGAGCCTGATGGGCCGCTATCTCGCCGCCTTCGTGCGCGGCGAGACGCCCGAGGTCGGCCTGCTCGATATCAGGCGCATGAAGGCGATCCCGTTCTATCCGCTGCGCGAGCCCGCCGTGCGCCTGGTCGCCGGCTGGTACCAGTTTCTCGATGCAATCGGTCAGTGA
- a CDS encoding HAD family hydrolase has translation MSTQAAFSNFKILTFDVVGTLIDFETGVLSAVRRISGKTPAELSDDKIFESYKRGRDKHHERSSEVMFHVYRHLATELGLPADDASCDVFQLAVLRWGPFPDSVEALKRLRTKFRLVAMTNADRVALSCYAHALGNPFDDTVCADETGVAKPDPEFFAYNKGRQSAFGYKQSDILHVAQSQYHDIGIARKLGYKVCWIERRQGIAGFGGTPAVETLTKPDFHFPTLKALADAAIGPVA, from the coding sequence ATGTCGACCCAAGCCGCGTTCAGCAATTTCAAGATCCTCACCTTCGACGTCGTCGGCACCCTGATCGATTTCGAAACCGGTGTGCTCTCCGCCGTGCGCAGGATCTCCGGCAAGACGCCGGCCGAGCTCAGCGACGACAAGATATTCGAATCCTACAAGCGCGGCCGCGACAAGCACCATGAGCGCTCGAGCGAGGTGATGTTCCACGTCTATCGCCATCTCGCCACCGAGCTCGGGCTGCCTGCCGACGATGCGTCCTGCGACGTATTCCAGCTTGCCGTGCTGCGTTGGGGTCCGTTCCCGGACTCGGTCGAAGCGCTCAAGCGCCTGCGCACGAAGTTTCGCCTGGTGGCGATGACCAATGCCGACCGTGTCGCACTGTCCTGCTACGCCCATGCGCTCGGCAATCCCTTCGACGACACCGTCTGTGCCGACGAGACCGGCGTCGCGAAACCCGATCCAGAATTCTTCGCCTACAACAAGGGCCGCCAGTCCGCCTTCGGCTACAAGCAGTCCGACATCCTCCACGTCGCGCAGAGCCAGTACCACGACATCGGGATCGCGCGGAAACTCGGCTACAAGGTGTGCTGGATCGAGCGCCGTCAGGGCATCGCCGGTTTCGGCGGCACGCCGGCGGTGGAGACGCTGACCAAGCCGGACTTCCATTTCCCGACCTTGAAGGCGCTCGCCGACGCCGCCATCGGGCCGGTGGCGTAA
- a CDS encoding ABC transporter permease translates to MTRISPARIALYVISALVLVYLILPVLIIAPISFSSARFLTFPPPSFSLRWYQQYFANPAWMQATRVTLTVALLTVVIATPLGVAAAYAISQSKLRIMRVIHMALLLPLVVPIIITAVGIFFVYAKVGLVATLPGLVLANVMLGLPYVVISVLAGMQSFDPAQEMVARSLGMNRPRSFFAVTLPQIKSSVIAGGIFAFISAMDETIVALFISGGQYQPLTKRMFTALRDEIDPTIAAISTLMTAASFMLVLLASTRQRRTGEGGR, encoded by the coding sequence ATGACGCGCATTTCGCCCGCCCGCATTGCCCTCTACGTGATCAGCGCGCTGGTGCTGGTCTATCTGATCCTTCCGGTTCTGATCATCGCACCGATCTCGTTCTCCAGCGCGCGCTTCCTGACCTTCCCGCCGCCGTCGTTCTCGCTGCGCTGGTATCAGCAATATTTCGCCAACCCCGCCTGGATGCAGGCGACGCGGGTGACGCTGACGGTCGCGCTGCTGACTGTGGTGATCGCGACGCCGCTCGGCGTTGCCGCCGCCTATGCCATCAGCCAGTCGAAGCTGCGCATCATGCGCGTCATCCATATGGCGCTGCTGCTGCCGTTGGTTGTGCCGATCATCATCACCGCGGTCGGCATCTTCTTCGTCTATGCCAAAGTCGGCCTGGTTGCGACCTTGCCGGGCCTCGTGCTGGCGAATGTGATGCTGGGACTACCCTACGTCGTCATCTCCGTGCTCGCCGGCATGCAAAGCTTCGACCCGGCGCAGGAGATGGTGGCGCGCAGCCTCGGCATGAACCGCCCGCGCAGCTTCTTCGCGGTGACGCTGCCGCAGATCAAGTCGAGCGTGATCGCCGGCGGCATCTTCGCCTTCATCTCGGCGATGGACGAGACCATCGTCGCGCTGTTCATCTCCGGCGGCCAGTATCAGCCGCTGACCAAGCGCATGTTCACCGCACTTCGTGATGAGATAGACCCGACCATCGCCGCGATTTCAACGTTGATGACCGCGGCGTCATTCATGCTGGTGCTGCTGGCGAGCACGCGGCAGAGGAGAACGGGTGAGGGCGGTCGCTAA
- a CDS encoding ABC transporter ATP-binding protein yields the protein MDKRAESVEIRSASKAYGAIRALDDVSLNVGAGEFVSLLGPSGSGKTTLLGILGGFVLPTSGTILFGGRDITYMPPHKRDIGVVFQNYALFPHMNVGENVAFPLRARRLPKASWPDKVRAALAMVGLAGYEERGIAQLSGGQRQRVALARAMIFEPRLILMDEPLSALDKQLRESMQIELRALHKRIGATIIYVTHDQREALTMSDRVAVMKDGRLIQIDVPERLHDHPADSFVASFIGEASMLPVRRVDASSVALGNALLRSARAIPDGDALMLAVHSEKLLIDDGAQDATCNRLTGTVTDIVYQGESLRIFLALADGIALSLRQPSYHQAYHRIPPLGGSLTVTLHPEDTIVVPRVD from the coding sequence TTGGACAAACGAGCGGAAAGCGTCGAGATCAGGTCCGCGAGCAAGGCGTACGGCGCCATTCGCGCTCTCGACGACGTCTCGCTCAATGTCGGCGCCGGCGAGTTCGTCTCGCTGCTCGGTCCCTCCGGCTCCGGCAAGACCACGCTGCTCGGCATTCTGGGCGGCTTCGTCCTGCCGACATCAGGCACAATTCTCTTCGGCGGCCGCGACATCACCTACATGCCGCCGCACAAGCGCGACATCGGCGTGGTCTTCCAGAACTACGCATTGTTCCCGCATATGAACGTCGGCGAGAACGTCGCCTTTCCGCTGCGCGCGCGCCGTCTGCCGAAGGCAAGCTGGCCCGACAAGGTGCGCGCGGCGCTCGCAATGGTGGGTCTCGCCGGCTATGAGGAGCGCGGCATCGCGCAGCTCTCCGGCGGCCAGCGTCAGCGCGTGGCGCTCGCACGCGCCATGATCTTCGAGCCGCGGCTGATCCTGATGGACGAGCCGCTCTCGGCGCTCGACAAGCAGCTCCGCGAATCCATGCAGATCGAGCTCCGCGCGCTCCATAAGCGCATCGGCGCCACCATCATCTACGTCACCCATGACCAGCGCGAGGCGCTGACCATGAGCGACCGCGTCGCCGTGATGAAGGACGGTCGGCTGATCCAGATCGACGTGCCCGAGCGGCTGCACGATCATCCTGCCGATTCCTTTGTCGCAAGCTTCATCGGCGAGGCGAGCATGCTGCCGGTTCGCCGCGTCGATGCCTCCAGCGTTGCGCTCGGCAATGCGCTGCTGCGCAGCGCCCGCGCCATTCCGGACGGCGATGCGCTGATGCTCGCAGTGCACAGCGAAAAACTCCTGATCGACGACGGCGCGCAGGACGCCACCTGCAACCGGCTGACCGGGACGGTCACCGACATCGTCTACCAGGGCGAGAGCCTGCGCATCTTCCTGGCGCTCGCCGACGGCATCGCACTCAGCCTGCGCCAGCCGAGCTACCACCAGGCCTATCACCGCATCCCGCCGCTCGGCGGCAGCCTCACCGTCACCCTTCACCCCGAGGACACCATCGTCGTGCCCAGGGTGGACTGA
- a CDS encoding TetR/AcrR family transcriptional regulator, with protein sequence MLKRMPPPSKRTNDPERTKRDILEMAMAEFASEGYSGARVDAIAARTRTSKRMIYYYFGGKEQLYLAVLEEAYRSIRALEDQLDIASCDAREGLRRLIEATFDHDERNPNFIRLVSIENIHHGKHLKQNLHLRQLNASVIATLDGILKRGRAEGTFRDDVDAIDLHLAISSYCFFRVANRHTFGALFDRDLSEPKVLARSRSQIVEMILAWLGEKV encoded by the coding sequence ATGCTCAAGCGCATGCCGCCCCCATCGAAGCGCACCAACGACCCCGAGCGCACCAAGCGCGACATCCTCGAAATGGCGATGGCCGAATTCGCCTCGGAAGGCTATTCCGGCGCGCGGGTCGACGCCATCGCGGCGCGAACGCGCACCTCGAAGCGGATGATCTATTATTATTTCGGCGGCAAGGAGCAGCTCTACCTCGCGGTGCTGGAGGAGGCCTATCGCAGCATCCGGGCGCTGGAGGACCAGCTCGACATCGCCAGCTGCGATGCGCGCGAGGGCTTGCGGCGCCTGATCGAGGCGACCTTCGACCATGACGAGCGCAACCCGAACTTCATCCGCCTCGTCTCGATCGAGAACATCCATCACGGCAAGCACCTCAAGCAGAATTTGCACCTCCGCCAGCTCAACGCCAGCGTGATCGCAACGCTCGACGGGATTTTGAAGCGCGGCCGCGCGGAAGGGACGTTCCGCGACGACGTCGACGCCATCGATTTGCATCTGGCCATCTCCTCCTACTGCTTCTTCCGCGTCGCCAACCGTCATACGTTTGGGGCGCTGTTCGATCGCGACCTCAGCGAGCCCAAGGTGCTGGCGAGGAGCAGGAGCCAGATCGTGGAGATGATTTTGGCGTGGTTGGGGGAGAAGGTTTAG
- a CDS encoding ABC transporter substrate-binding protein, translating into MNTTRNFGFGYALVGAMVLSGTAANAAGQITFVSQGGAYQQAQTVAILDPSAKKLGITINQDSIPDAWPAIKTQVGSGKPIWDVVDTPTGYCLRGGEQGLIEKLDFSKMPNAAAMPEAYRSPYSVSYEFYSSVLAYSQKTFPKDAPNSWVDFWDVKKFPGRRALRNHPIATLEAALMADGVAPDKLYPLDVDRAFKKLEEIKPNITVWWTSGAQSAQLLNDGEVDMEMAWNGRVSAVAKEGAKVAFTYNQGILQSTSLCILKGAPNLDTAVKFLNEAVDPVHQANLPLHIDYGPGNPKAFETNVIKPERAAQLPSEPANAAKQALMSYAWWSSPAGEAAEKRWASFMQK; encoded by the coding sequence ATGAATACGACACGGAATTTTGGATTTGGCTACGCGCTGGTGGGCGCGATGGTACTCAGCGGCACTGCGGCCAACGCCGCCGGGCAGATCACCTTCGTTTCGCAAGGCGGCGCCTATCAGCAGGCGCAGACGGTGGCGATCCTCGATCCCTCCGCCAAGAAGCTCGGCATCACCATCAATCAGGACTCCATTCCCGATGCCTGGCCTGCGATCAAGACCCAAGTCGGCAGCGGCAAGCCGATCTGGGATGTCGTGGACACCCCGACCGGCTATTGCCTGCGTGGCGGCGAGCAGGGGCTGATCGAGAAGCTCGACTTCTCGAAAATGCCGAACGCGGCGGCGATGCCGGAGGCGTATCGCAGCCCCTATTCGGTGTCCTACGAATTCTATTCCAGCGTGCTGGCCTACAGCCAGAAGACGTTTCCGAAGGACGCGCCGAACAGCTGGGTCGATTTCTGGGACGTCAAGAAATTCCCGGGCCGGCGCGCGCTGCGCAACCATCCGATCGCCACGTTGGAGGCCGCGTTGATGGCCGACGGCGTCGCGCCTGACAAGCTCTATCCGCTCGACGTCGACCGCGCCTTCAAGAAGCTGGAAGAAATCAAGCCGAACATCACGGTGTGGTGGACATCGGGCGCGCAATCGGCGCAGCTCCTCAACGACGGCGAGGTCGATATGGAGATGGCCTGGAACGGCCGCGTCAGCGCGGTTGCCAAGGAAGGCGCCAAGGTCGCCTTCACCTACAACCAGGGCATCTTGCAGAGCACCTCGCTCTGCATCCTCAAGGGCGCGCCGAACCTCGACACCGCGGTGAAATTCCTCAACGAAGCCGTCGATCCCGTGCACCAGGCCAATCTGCCGCTCCACATCGACTACGGCCCGGGCAATCCGAAGGCGTTCGAGACCAATGTGATCAAGCCCGAGCGCGCCGCGCAATTGCCGAGCGAGCCGGCGAATGCGGCCAAGCAGGCGCTGATGTCCTACGCCTGGTGGTCATCGCCGGCCGGCGAAGCCGCCGAGAAGCGCTGGGCGTCGTTCATGCAGAAGTAA